Proteins encoded in a region of the Streptomyces sp. NBC_01471 genome:
- a CDS encoding TetR/AcrR family transcriptional regulator yields MARPKNQGARREALIDAAGRAISERGIAGLRIKDIAAEAGVSAGSVLYYYPDLDDLVFEVHQGAVERFLADRHSRTDGIADPVARLRGAIASGLPADPEDAAHRLLYELHSRADRSASHAALMGSLFARETALYATILELGSASGDFTLTEPLQDTARNLVTLEDGYGLHIVSRNTAVDRTAALRMIAGYARTVTGCPEL; encoded by the coding sequence ATGGCTCGACCCAAGAACCAGGGAGCCCGACGCGAGGCGCTCATCGACGCGGCCGGCCGGGCGATTTCCGAACGGGGTATCGCGGGGCTGCGGATCAAGGACATCGCGGCCGAGGCGGGCGTCTCCGCCGGTTCGGTTCTCTACTACTACCCGGACCTCGACGACCTCGTGTTCGAGGTCCACCAGGGCGCCGTCGAGCGGTTCCTCGCCGACCGGCACAGCCGTACGGACGGCATCGCGGATCCCGTGGCACGGCTGCGCGGAGCCATCGCGTCCGGCCTGCCGGCCGACCCCGAGGACGCCGCGCACCGGCTGCTGTACGAACTGCACAGCAGGGCCGACCGCAGCGCCTCGCACGCGGCGCTCATGGGATCGCTCTTCGCCCGGGAGACCGCCCTCTACGCGACGATCCTCGAACTTGGTTCTGCCTCGGGCGACTTCACGCTGACCGAGCCCCTCCAGGACACCGCCCGCAATCTGGTGACCCTGGAGGACGGTTACGGCCTGCACATCGTCAGCCGCAACACGGCCGTGGACCGCACGGCCGCGCTGCGCATGATCGCCGGTTACGCGCGCACGGTCACCGGCTGCCCGGAGCTGTGA
- a CDS encoding cytosine permease: MEHVSSPVPGVVEHRTIDAVPAAERHGRTRDLFTIWFSANLGPLTVVTGALAPTAFGLSFRWSLAALLAGHLGGGFLMALHSAQGPRLGVPQMIQSRGQFGSVGALAVVVVVIVMYQGFFASNLVVGAQSLSEVTPVGQHTGVLLGAVVSLVVAVVGYRLMHRIGTLTSWVFGAVQLAGAVWLFTGGLPDGFLARGGFSVGGFLGVVSVGALWQIAYAPYVSDYSRYMPADRAGVRSTLWCTYAGCVLGSLLPMVVGAAIGLAGGDNPIAALDGLLGNTLGQLTLWSFALVTMLTNSMNLYGAVLCAVTAVQTFAHRWLPRATGRAVLGTVLTVLSVVLALRLAGSFMSSYLDLIYVLQYVLIPWTAINLVDFYLIRHGSYDVASFFARDGGIYGRWNPTALGVYALGIVAEIPFMAQSLYTGPVAHALGDTDLGWAAGLVVTVPVYLLAARLTARRTRPATGIPSPDAPSPDSTTPPASPAPTSGAPTV; the protein is encoded by the coding sequence ATGGAACACGTCTCGTCACCCGTCCCGGGCGTCGTGGAGCACCGCACCATCGACGCCGTCCCCGCCGCCGAGCGGCACGGTCGCACCCGCGATCTGTTCACCATCTGGTTCAGTGCGAACCTGGGTCCGCTGACCGTCGTCACCGGGGCCCTCGCACCCACCGCTTTCGGTCTCTCCTTCCGGTGGAGCCTGGCCGCCCTGCTGGCCGGCCATCTCGGCGGCGGGTTCCTCATGGCGCTGCACTCGGCGCAGGGCCCGCGGCTCGGCGTACCGCAGATGATCCAGAGCCGGGGCCAGTTCGGCTCGGTGGGCGCGCTCGCCGTGGTCGTGGTCGTCATCGTCATGTACCAGGGGTTCTTCGCCTCCAATCTGGTCGTCGGCGCGCAGTCGCTGAGCGAGGTGACCCCGGTCGGGCAGCACACCGGGGTGCTGCTCGGCGCCGTGGTCAGCCTGGTGGTCGCCGTGGTCGGGTACCGCCTCATGCACCGGATCGGGACCCTCACCAGCTGGGTCTTCGGCGCCGTCCAACTCGCGGGGGCGGTCTGGCTGTTCACCGGCGGACTGCCCGACGGCTTCCTGGCCCGGGGAGGCTTCAGCGTCGGCGGGTTCCTCGGGGTGGTCTCCGTCGGTGCGCTCTGGCAGATCGCGTACGCGCCGTACGTCTCCGACTACTCGCGCTACATGCCCGCCGACCGCGCGGGCGTCCGCTCGACGCTCTGGTGCACCTACGCCGGATGCGTCCTCGGCAGCCTGCTCCCCATGGTGGTCGGCGCGGCCATCGGCCTCGCCGGCGGTGACAACCCGATCGCGGCTCTCGACGGTCTGCTCGGCAACACGCTGGGGCAGCTCACCCTGTGGAGCTTCGCCCTGGTCACAATGCTCACCAACTCCATGAACCTGTACGGAGCGGTGCTCTGCGCGGTCACCGCGGTGCAGACCTTCGCGCACCGCTGGCTGCCCCGCGCCACCGGCCGCGCCGTCCTGGGGACCGTGCTCACCGTGCTCTCCGTCGTCCTGGCCCTCCGGCTCGCCGGTTCCTTCATGAGCAGCTACCTCGATCTGATCTACGTCCTGCAGTACGTCCTGATCCCGTGGACGGCGATCAACCTCGTCGACTTCTACCTGATCCGGCACGGCAGCTACGACGTCGCGTCGTTCTTCGCCCGCGACGGCGGGATCTACGGCCGGTGGAACCCGACCGCCCTGGGGGTCTACGCGCTCGGCATCGTCGCCGAGATCCCGTTCATGGCGCAGTCCCTCTACACCGGGCCGGTCGCCCACGCCCTCGGTGACACCGACCTCGGCTGGGCCGCGGGGCTCGTGGTCACCGTCCCCGTGTATCTGCTGGCCGCCCGGCTGACCGCGCGCAGGACCCGCCCGGCCACCGGCATCCCCTCCCCCGACGCCCCCTCCCCCGACAGCACGACACCACCCGCTTCGCCCGCACCGACCTCCGGAGCCCCGACCGTATGA
- a CDS encoding aldehyde dehydrogenase: protein MNTHADWRQRAAELDFRTRVFTDGRWTDAADGATFATVDPATGRTVARIAQGGAPEIDAAVRAARTAFDDGRWSRAGAAGRKRVLLRLAALIEANGPELALLDTLDMGKPITESYGTDVPGAAGCFAWYAEAADKLYDEVAPTPPGSLALVRRAPLGVVGAVVPWNFPLDIAVWKLAPALAAGNSVVLKPAEQSPLSALRLAELAAEAGLPDGVLNVVPGPGPTAGRALGLHPDVDTLVFTGSTSVGKQFLSYAAGSNMKQVWLEAGGKSPCLVFPDADLDAAAERAAWGFLYNAGQVCSANTRLLVAASIADEFTERVVRHTAAYVPGDPLDPATRLGPLVDERQAARILGAVTGSGGSLACGGTRPDRPGAYLDPTVVTGLAPDAPLAREELFGPVLTVLPFTDEADAVRIANDSPYGLAASLWTRDLSRAHRVAEALRAGTVSVNTVDALSTATPFGGFKQSGFGRDLSLHSFDKYTGLKTTWIAYA from the coding sequence ATGAACACCCACGCCGACTGGCGGCAGCGCGCCGCAGAACTCGACTTCCGTACCCGCGTCTTCACCGACGGCCGCTGGACCGACGCCGCCGACGGAGCCACCTTCGCCACGGTCGATCCGGCCACCGGCCGGACCGTCGCCCGGATCGCACAGGGCGGCGCCCCCGAGATCGACGCCGCCGTCCGGGCCGCCCGTACCGCGTTCGACGACGGCCGCTGGTCCCGCGCCGGCGCCGCCGGCCGCAAACGGGTCCTGCTGCGCCTCGCCGCGCTCATCGAGGCGAACGGCCCCGAACTGGCGCTCCTCGACACCCTCGACATGGGCAAACCGATCACGGAGTCGTACGGCACCGACGTGCCCGGGGCCGCCGGCTGCTTCGCCTGGTACGCGGAGGCCGCGGACAAGCTGTACGACGAGGTCGCGCCCACGCCGCCGGGCAGCCTCGCGCTGGTGCGGCGCGCACCGCTCGGGGTCGTCGGAGCGGTGGTGCCGTGGAACTTCCCGCTGGACATCGCCGTCTGGAAGCTCGCGCCCGCGCTGGCCGCGGGCAACAGCGTGGTCCTCAAGCCCGCCGAACAGTCCCCGCTGTCGGCGCTGCGGCTCGCCGAACTGGCCGCGGAGGCCGGCCTGCCGGACGGGGTGCTCAATGTCGTCCCCGGCCCCGGTCCGACGGCCGGGCGCGCGCTGGGGCTGCACCCGGACGTGGACACCCTCGTCTTCACCGGATCCACCTCGGTCGGCAAGCAGTTCCTGTCGTACGCGGCCGGTTCCAACATGAAACAGGTGTGGCTGGAGGCGGGCGGCAAGAGCCCCTGCCTGGTCTTCCCCGACGCCGACCTGGACGCCGCGGCGGAACGCGCCGCGTGGGGCTTCCTCTACAACGCGGGCCAGGTCTGCTCCGCCAACACCCGGCTGCTCGTGGCCGCTTCGATCGCCGACGAGTTCACGGAACGGGTCGTCAGGCACACCGCCGCCTATGTGCCGGGCGATCCGCTCGACCCGGCCACCCGGCTCGGCCCCCTGGTCGACGAACGGCAGGCCGCACGGATCCTCGGGGCGGTCACCGGATCGGGCGGCAGCCTGGCCTGCGGCGGCACCCGGCCCGACCGGCCCGGCGCCTATCTGGACCCGACCGTGGTCACCGGTCTCGCCCCGGACGCGCCGCTGGCCCGCGAGGAGCTGTTCGGGCCGGTGCTGACCGTCCTGCCGTTCACCGACGAGGCGGACGCGGTACGGATCGCCAACGACTCCCCGTACGGGCTCGCCGCCTCGCTCTGGACCCGCGACCTCTCCCGCGCCCACCGCGTCGCCGAGGCGCTGCGGGCCGGGACGGTCTCGGTGAACACCGTCGACGCGCTGAGCACCGCCACGCCCTTCGGCGGGTTCAAGCAGTCGGGCTTCGGGCGTGATCTCTCACTGCACTCCTTCGACAAGTACACCGGCCTGAAGACGACTTGGATCGCCTACGCATGA
- a CDS encoding ArgE/DapE family deacylase, with product MNTRVLEEIDRRADDLVRLTCDLVAFDTTVRGSAAEPARDEAGLQEYLADRLRAAGATADVFTPAPGGLPASPQTPPGLGFDGRPQLIARFPGTGGGRSLLFNGHIDVVSAEPRAAWTSDPFRAEVRDGRLYGRGTCDMKGGIAAAVVAAEALAALGVRLPGDLLINTVTDEEWNGAGTLASVHHGVRADAAIVPEPTDLDVVTAQRGILGGTVTVAGRPGHAEHPPGDWRAGGAVNAIEKTLPVLAALQRLRERWAADPAHRHPLLPPPSIVPTTIRGGEWWVTYPASCEVALDITYLPVQADDDGWAGRVRDDIERAVRAACAEDGWLTAHPPRFAWDTELPPAEVGSGHPLVARLAACATALGRTPRVLGEPSWTDAATLTRNGGTPAVCLGPTATRPDGSPTLHTIDEYIEVSDLVDTAKALALAAVDLTGPA from the coding sequence ATGAACACCCGTGTCCTGGAAGAGATCGACCGGCGCGCCGACGACCTGGTCCGCCTCACCTGCGACCTGGTGGCCTTCGACACGACCGTGCGCGGCAGCGCGGCCGAACCCGCCCGCGACGAGGCCGGCCTCCAGGAGTACCTGGCGGACCGGCTGCGCGCGGCCGGTGCCACCGCGGACGTCTTCACCCCGGCCCCCGGCGGCCTGCCCGCCTCACCCCAGACCCCGCCCGGCCTCGGCTTCGACGGCCGCCCGCAGCTGATCGCCCGCTTCCCCGGCACGGGCGGCGGCCGGTCGCTGCTGTTCAACGGCCATATCGACGTGGTGTCCGCCGAGCCCAGGGCTGCCTGGACCAGCGACCCGTTCCGCGCCGAGGTCCGCGACGGGCGGCTGTACGGGCGCGGCACCTGCGACATGAAGGGCGGGATCGCGGCGGCGGTCGTCGCGGCCGAGGCGCTCGCCGCCCTCGGCGTCCGGCTGCCGGGCGACCTGCTGATCAACACCGTGACCGACGAGGAGTGGAACGGCGCGGGCACCCTCGCCTCGGTCCACCACGGTGTACGCGCCGACGCGGCGATCGTCCCGGAACCGACCGACCTCGATGTCGTCACCGCGCAGCGGGGCATCCTCGGCGGCACCGTCACCGTCGCGGGCCGCCCCGGGCACGCCGAACACCCGCCGGGAGACTGGCGGGCCGGGGGCGCCGTCAACGCCATCGAGAAGACGCTGCCGGTGCTCGCCGCCCTCCAGCGGCTGCGCGAACGCTGGGCGGCCGACCCCGCGCACCGGCACCCGCTGCTGCCGCCCCCTTCGATCGTGCCGACCACCATCCGCGGCGGTGAGTGGTGGGTGACCTACCCGGCCTCCTGCGAAGTCGCCCTGGACATCACCTATCTGCCGGTCCAGGCCGACGACGACGGCTGGGCGGGCCGGGTACGGGACGACATCGAGCGGGCGGTACGGGCGGCCTGCGCGGAGGACGGCTGGCTCACCGCGCATCCGCCCCGGTTCGCCTGGGACACCGAACTGCCGCCCGCCGAGGTCGGCTCCGGACATCCGCTGGTCGCCCGGCTCGCCGCCTGCGCCACCGCGCTGGGCCGCACGCCCCGGGTGCTCGGCGAACCCTCCTGGACGGACGCGGCCACGCTCACCCGCAACGGCGGCACGCCCGCCGTCTGTCTGGGCCCCACCGCCACCAGGCCCGACGGATCGCCGACCCTCCACACCATCGACGAGTACATCGAGGTCAGCGATCTCGTCGACACCGCGAAGGCGCTGGCACTGGCAGCCGTCGACCTGACCGGCCCCGCCTGA
- a CDS encoding aspartate aminotransferase family protein: MPFSHAELAATDRAHIIHPYLPGSAEERVVMTGGSGCRLTDAGGRSYLDATGGLWLAQIGHGREEVARVAFDQMKQLEYFTSFWEFSNDKAVALAARLASLAPAGLNHVYFTSGGSEGNEAAIKMARYYHHRRGDTDRTWILARDKAYHGIGYGGGSATGFPVYHEGFAPMMPHVSHLTPPWPYRTELYGGQDPTDFLIGELEARIADIGPGNIAAMIGEPIMGVGGMLVPPADYWPRVREVLDRHGILLVFDEVVTAYGRVGEWFAAQHFGVTPDIIVTAKGITSGYVPLGALLVADRVAEVLLRDHGFPMGYTYNGHPVAAAVALANLDIIEREGLLGRAVTMGARLHGELESQLGELPIVGEIRSVGMMLAVELVADRASRTPLPLDPARMPHDVIRRETGVIVRDSAHSLVLSPPLIMTDTEAKEAAAALRSVLERTLPTGEVLA; the protein is encoded by the coding sequence ATGCCCTTCAGCCATGCCGAACTCGCCGCCACCGACCGGGCGCACATCATCCATCCGTACCTCCCCGGGTCCGCCGAGGAGCGGGTCGTGATGACCGGCGGTTCCGGCTGCCGGCTCACGGACGCCGGGGGACGCTCGTACCTCGACGCGACCGGCGGGCTCTGGCTCGCCCAGATAGGCCACGGCCGTGAGGAGGTCGCCCGGGTCGCCTTCGACCAGATGAAGCAGCTGGAGTACTTCACCAGCTTCTGGGAGTTCTCCAACGACAAGGCCGTCGCACTCGCCGCCCGGCTGGCCTCGCTCGCCCCCGCGGGCCTGAACCACGTCTACTTCACCTCGGGCGGCTCCGAGGGCAACGAGGCCGCCATCAAGATGGCCCGTTACTACCACCACCGGCGCGGCGACACCGACCGCACCTGGATCCTGGCCCGCGACAAGGCGTACCACGGCATCGGCTACGGCGGCGGCTCCGCCACCGGATTCCCCGTCTACCACGAGGGGTTCGCCCCGATGATGCCGCACGTCTCGCACCTCACGCCGCCGTGGCCGTACCGCACCGAGCTGTACGGCGGCCAGGACCCCACCGACTTCCTGATCGGCGAACTGGAGGCGCGTATCGCGGACATCGGGCCCGGCAACATCGCCGCCATGATCGGGGAGCCCATCATGGGCGTCGGCGGGATGCTCGTGCCGCCCGCCGACTACTGGCCGCGGGTGCGCGAAGTCCTCGACCGGCACGGGATCCTGCTCGTCTTCGACGAGGTCGTCACCGCGTACGGACGTGTCGGCGAGTGGTTCGCCGCGCAGCACTTCGGCGTCACCCCCGACATCATCGTCACCGCCAAGGGCATCACCTCCGGGTACGTCCCGCTCGGCGCGCTCCTCGTCGCCGACCGGGTCGCCGAGGTGCTGCTGCGCGACCACGGCTTCCCGATGGGCTACACGTACAACGGGCATCCGGTCGCGGCCGCCGTCGCCCTGGCCAACCTCGACATCATCGAACGCGAGGGGCTGCTCGGCCGCGCGGTCACCATGGGCGCCCGGTTGCACGGCGAACTGGAATCCCAGCTGGGCGAGTTGCCGATCGTGGGAGAGATCAGGTCGGTCGGCATGATGCTGGCCGTCGAACTCGTCGCCGACCGCGCGTCGCGCACCCCGCTCCCCCTGGACCCCGCCCGGATGCCGCACGACGTCATCCGGCGCGAGACCGGTGTCATCGTCCGTGACTCGGCCCACAGCCTGGTCCTGTCGCCCCCGCTGATCATGACGGATACCGAGGCCAAGGAGGCCGCGGCGGCGCTGCGTTCGGTCCTGGAGCGCACCCTGCCCACCGGAGAGGTCCTGGCCTGA
- a CDS encoding APC family permease, giving the protein MSAPPASPEPTAVPPPHLARSLRRFDIMAMGIAAVISFDVVGQIATGGGEAVTWTAVIALLFLVPYALLFAETGAAFPQEGGPYVWVKLAYGKATAALTTLFYWVTNPVWLGGSLVFAASDAWNGYVSHLGSGTFADYAFKLTFIWASILTAVVSLRRGKWITMAGAVVKVGCVLLFTGTALAYGLRHGFAGLHHARFTPTTAGFLALVPVLLFAYVGFEAPNAAGDEMHDARRDVPVSIAVSASVAACCYLLPVLAILSVAPADKVTGIGGFMEAAALVFGVYGSWSGPLLTAAGVMFAFALLTQGSAWMIVSDRMQAMAAADGGFFGRSLGAFHRGLGTPVRMNLLSGITATFFMIAATNLVRGDSAAVFGVVLTVAITTLLLSYLVVVPALVTLRHRHREAPRTYTVPFGTAGFRICAALVYVWILAGSWVALFPGTLEALLGVGYDFRRTWGVTRTTFEAFTLGTVLLLLAVGALGRGVGAVRDRAARSKDAPPDTAGSAARVPTTTP; this is encoded by the coding sequence GTGTCTGCACCACCGGCCTCACCCGAACCAACCGCCGTGCCGCCGCCCCACCTCGCCCGGAGCCTGCGCCGCTTCGACATCATGGCCATGGGTATCGCCGCAGTCATCTCCTTCGACGTGGTCGGCCAGATCGCCACCGGTGGCGGGGAGGCGGTCACCTGGACCGCCGTCATCGCGCTGCTCTTCCTCGTCCCGTACGCCCTGCTCTTCGCGGAGACGGGCGCCGCCTTCCCGCAGGAGGGCGGCCCCTACGTCTGGGTCAAGCTCGCCTACGGCAAGGCGACGGCCGCGCTCACCACACTCTTCTACTGGGTCACCAACCCGGTCTGGCTGGGCGGTTCGCTGGTCTTCGCCGCTTCCGACGCCTGGAACGGCTACGTGTCGCACCTGGGCAGCGGCACCTTCGCCGACTACGCCTTCAAGCTCACCTTCATCTGGGCGTCGATCCTGACCGCTGTCGTCTCGCTGCGCCGCGGCAAATGGATCACCATGGCCGGCGCGGTCGTCAAGGTGGGCTGCGTGCTCCTGTTCACCGGAACCGCCCTGGCCTACGGTCTGCGGCACGGCTTCGCGGGCCTGCACCACGCACGGTTCACTCCGACCACGGCGGGATTCCTCGCCCTGGTCCCCGTCCTGCTCTTCGCCTATGTGGGCTTCGAGGCCCCGAACGCGGCCGGTGACGAGATGCACGACGCCAGGCGCGACGTCCCCGTCTCCATCGCGGTCTCCGCCTCCGTCGCGGCCTGCTGCTATCTGCTGCCCGTGCTCGCCATCCTGTCCGTGGCACCCGCAGACAAGGTCACCGGCATCGGCGGATTCATGGAAGCAGCGGCCCTGGTCTTCGGCGTGTACGGCTCCTGGAGCGGCCCGCTGCTCACCGCGGCCGGGGTGATGTTCGCCTTCGCGCTGCTCACCCAGGGCAGCGCCTGGATGATCGTCAGCGACCGCATGCAGGCCATGGCGGCAGCCGACGGCGGATTCTTCGGGCGCTCGCTGGGCGCGTTCCACCGCGGGCTCGGCACCCCGGTCCGGATGAACCTCCTGTCGGGGATCACCGCCACGTTCTTCATGATCGCCGCGACGAACCTCGTACGGGGCGACAGCGCGGCCGTCTTCGGCGTCGTCCTCACCGTCGCCATCACCACGCTGCTGCTCTCCTATCTGGTCGTCGTCCCGGCGCTCGTCACCCTGCGCCACCGCCACCGCGAAGCCCCGCGCACCTACACCGTGCCGTTCGGTACCGCCGGTTTCCGGATCTGCGCGGCCCTGGTCTACGTCTGGATCCTGGCCGGCTCCTGGGTCGCGCTCTTCCCCGGCACCCTGGAAGCGCTCCTCGGCGTCGGCTACGACTTCCGGCGCACCTGGGGCGTCACGCGCACCACGTTCGAGGCGTTCACCCTCGGCACGGTGCTGCTCCTGCTCGCCGTCGGTGCACTGGGCAGGGGTGTGGGCGCGGTCCGGGACCGAGCGGCGCGTTCGAAGGACGCCCCCCCTGACACAGCCGGATCCGCCGCACGCGTACCCACCACGACTCCGTAG
- a CDS encoding FadR/GntR family transcriptional regulator, which yields MPLRATERSSLVGRVIDQLQTLIESREWPVGTKIPAEPVLVELLGVGRNTVREAVRALVHSGMLEPRQGDGTYVRAADDLGAALLRRLRRASHLEALEVRAGLERDAARLAAERRTPEDVAALRAALRRRDETRKEADPAEFVDADVSFHHTVVAAAHNGMLSDLYSHLTDGLRAAVTSVARAPLPDGPRFQLDSHAALVDAIEAADADRAISCVEHYINETIASVRTLQDADPLPGHSGTGSGTSTGENTGGRS from the coding sequence ATGCCGCTACGCGCGACGGAGCGCTCCAGCCTGGTCGGACGCGTGATCGACCAGCTGCAGACCCTGATCGAGTCCCGGGAGTGGCCGGTCGGTACGAAGATTCCTGCCGAGCCGGTCCTGGTGGAGTTGCTGGGGGTCGGCCGCAACACCGTCCGGGAGGCGGTGCGGGCTCTGGTGCACAGCGGCATGCTGGAGCCGCGCCAGGGAGACGGGACCTATGTACGTGCCGCCGACGACCTCGGCGCCGCGCTGCTGCGCCGGCTGCGGCGGGCGAGCCATCTGGAGGCGCTGGAGGTCCGTGCCGGTCTGGAGCGCGACGCCGCCCGGCTGGCGGCGGAACGCCGCACCCCCGAGGACGTGGCCGCGCTGCGGGCCGCCCTGCGGCGCCGCGACGAGACCAGGAAGGAAGCCGACCCGGCGGAGTTCGTGGACGCGGACGTCTCCTTCCACCACACGGTGGTGGCCGCCGCACACAACGGGATGCTCTCCGATCTGTACAGCCATCTCACCGACGGGCTCCGGGCCGCGGTCACCTCCGTCGCCCGTGCCCCGCTGCCGGACGGGCCGCGCTTCCAGCTGGACTCGCACGCCGCCCTGGTGGACGCGATCGAAGCGGCGGACGCCGACCGGGCGATCAGCTGTGTCGAGCACTACATCAACGAGACCATCGCCTCCGTACGGACCCTGCAGGACGCGGATCCCCTGCCCGGCCACAGCGGAACCGGCTCCGGGACGAGCACCGGCGAGAACACGGGAGGCCGCTCATGA
- a CDS encoding CynX/NimT family MFS transporter has product MKGTREEPTAIRPSGERTAAAPASAVRPGGLLAFGVIVLALNLRPAVVAASPLLDTIRAGTGMSATAVGLLTTLPLLCFGLLAPFAPRLGRRFGMEPALLGTMVLICAGTALRLVPSMAALLGGTVIVGAGIAVANVLLPGVIKRDFPHRVGLMTGLYSMSLFGGAALAAGVTVPVEHAADLDWRSTLTLWGLLGVLAVIVWAPQLRRHSRASAAEARSAAHPVRGLWRHPVAWLVTGYMGLQSLSYYAAAAWLPTILGNAGMAEGTAGWMLSFSSLLGIAGAFLSPVLASRGVRPGLLATVGAVLTAAGFVGLVMAPVSGAYLWMALLGLGQGAAISLAMLFIVERAPDGRHAAQLSSMAQCFGYLLASAGPLALGAVHQLTDSWTVPLVMLMVLLVPQAVIGVGAARDRHAAPEQDTRG; this is encoded by the coding sequence ATGAAGGGCACCCGTGAGGAGCCGACCGCGATCCGGCCGTCCGGCGAGCGGACAGCGGCCGCACCGGCGTCCGCGGTGCGGCCGGGAGGGCTGCTCGCCTTCGGCGTGATCGTCCTGGCGCTGAACCTGCGCCCCGCCGTGGTCGCCGCGTCGCCGCTGCTCGACACCATCCGGGCCGGCACGGGCATGTCCGCCACCGCGGTCGGACTGCTGACCACCCTGCCGCTGCTCTGCTTCGGTCTGCTGGCCCCCTTCGCACCGCGTCTGGGCCGCAGGTTCGGCATGGAGCCCGCGCTGCTGGGCACCATGGTGCTGATCTGCGCCGGGACCGCGCTGCGGCTGGTGCCGTCGATGGCCGCGCTGCTCGGCGGGACCGTCATCGTCGGCGCGGGTATCGCCGTCGCCAACGTCCTGCTGCCCGGGGTCATCAAGCGCGACTTCCCGCACCGGGTCGGGCTGATGACGGGCCTCTACTCGATGTCGCTGTTCGGCGGGGCCGCCCTGGCGGCCGGTGTCACCGTCCCCGTCGAGCACGCCGCCGACCTGGACTGGCGCTCCACACTGACGCTGTGGGGGCTGCTGGGCGTGCTGGCGGTCATCGTCTGGGCCCCGCAGCTCCGCCGCCACAGCCGGGCCTCGGCGGCCGAGGCGCGCAGTGCGGCGCATCCCGTCCGGGGCCTCTGGCGGCACCCGGTCGCCTGGCTGGTCACCGGCTACATGGGCCTCCAGTCCCTCTCGTACTACGCCGCCGCCGCATGGCTGCCGACCATCCTGGGCAACGCGGGCATGGCCGAGGGCACCGCGGGATGGATGCTGTCCTTCTCCAGCCTGCTGGGCATCGCCGGGGCGTTCCTCTCCCCGGTCCTCGCCTCGCGAGGGGTGCGGCCGGGGCTGCTCGCGACGGTCGGCGCCGTGCTGACCGCGGCCGGTTTCGTGGGTCTCGTCATGGCTCCGGTGAGCGGGGCCTACCTCTGGATGGCGCTGCTCGGGCTCGGGCAGGGCGCGGCGATCTCGCTGGCGATGCTGTTCATCGTGGAGCGGGCACCGGACGGCCGTCATGCCGCGCAGCTGTCCAGCATGGCGCAGTGCTTCGGCTATCTGCTGGCCTCGGCCGGGCCGCTCGCGCTGGGCGCGGTGCACCAGCTGACCGACAGCTGGACGGTGCCGCTGGTGATGCTGATGGTGCTGCTGGTGCCGCAGGCGGTCATCGGTGTCGGTGCCGCCCGGGACCGCCACGCGGCGCCGGAGCAGGACACGCGGGGCTGA